The genomic segment tattattattttttttttaaaggaagcaTATAATTATCTGAGGCAGCTCTTTGTCATGTCCCGGCGTGTTCCTCAGTCCTGTAGAAGTTTTAAAAATCTATTTTCAGTTTGTTTTTGCAACAGAGATGTACAGCTCCTTGGTGTGCAATGATTAGTCAGCGACCTCACCTCCTAGTGTGTGCAAAGACCTGCTAGTGTCATCTACTCCAAGCTCTAAACTTCTCTGATCTGCTTTACAGTCCTCCCCCTGTTCATTGACAAACCATTTCATTTGAATATGTttataatttagcagatgctcttatccagagcgactaacaggagcaattagggttaagtgccttgctcaagggcacatctacaggtttttcacctagtcggctctgggatttgaaccagcaaacttttgcttactggcccaacgcttttaACACCCAATGTTGACACTACTTTACCTTTTCTTATTTTAGAGGTTAATTGTTGCCACAGCGCTGACTCAACAGTTTCTCGAATGCTCTGGATTCAACTCGAACTGTCAGTCCAACTGCCATGGCATTCAGCTTCACCCCCCCCGGGCTCTGGCTCTCCTCTTTGTTTCTGCTCAAATCATTGACTGGATGGTTCTgtctctgcagagtggtcacatGCCCTGTGTGCGGGTTTGGGACGTGGCTGAGCAGGCCCAGGTGGCAGAGGTACAGTGCCATAAGTACGGGGTGGCCTGTGTGGCCTTCTCAACCAACAGCAGCTACATCGTGTCCGTAGGCTACCAGCACGACATGACCGTCAGCGTCTGGGAGTGGAGGGTAAGTTAAACACATGGGTTTGTTTGGTTTTCTTTCAGAGACGTGAGCCTGTTAAGTGCCAGAGGTGTAGAGTTGCACTTTTCCTTTCCACTACATTGGTTCCATTGCATCAGGCAACTGCTGAAATTTGGTATGGCTGGGGCTTCAGCCTGGAGGATAGTACTGTGGGGTTAAGGTATGGCTGGGGCTTCAGCCTGGAGGATAGTACTGGGGTTAAGGTATGGCTGGGGCTTCAGCCTGGAGGATAGTAGTGGGGTTAAGGTATGGCTGGGGCTTCAGCCTGGAGGATAGTAGTGGGGTTAAGGTATGGCTGTGGCTTCAGCCTGGAGGATAGTACTGGGGTTAAGGTATGGCTGTGGCTTCAGCCTGGAGGATAGTAGTGGGGTTAAGGTATGGCTGGGGCTTCAGCCTGGAGGATAGTACTGGGGTTAAGGTATGGCTGGGGCTTCAGCCTGGAGGATAGTAGTGGGGTTAAGGTATGGCTGTGGCTTCAGCCTGGAGGATAGTAGTGGGGTTAAGGTATGGCTGTGGCTTCAGCCTGGAGGATAGTAGTGGGGTTAAGGTATGGCTGTGGCTTCAGCCTGGAGGATAGTACTGGGGTTAAGGTAGCCTGGAGGATAGTAGTGGGGTTAAGGTATGGCTGTGGCTTCAGCCTGGAGGATAGTACTGGGGTTAAGGTATGGCTGTGGCTACAGCCTGGAGGATAGTACTGGGGCTAAGGTATGGCTGGGGCTTCAGCCTGGAGGATAGTAGTGGGGTTAAGGTATGGCTGTGGCTTCAGCCTGGAGGATAGTACTGGGGGGTTAAGGTATGGCTGGGCTTCTTGGTGGGGTGCAGGGAATCCCAGAGTCTGTACTTTTATGTCCTGTCATTTTATCTGTCTGCTAACTTGTTGAAGGGTGTCCAGACTGACTGAGTAATGATAGTCCAAACGttcttcacaacaacaacagcaacatccTGCAATCAGTTCTGGCAGCAGTCTGGTCAAAGGCCGTCAACTCGAGGCCACGGAAATCCCTGTGTTACTTAAAATAACCCGAACTCTGTGAAACTGACATGATTTTGTAAACCCTCTTGTCCTGTGTGTTTTTGTAGAAGGGGACGGTGATAGCGTCCAACAAGGTGTCTAGCAGAGTTCTGTCCGTCTCCTTCTCTGAAGACAACAGCTACTTCGTCACGGCAGGAAACCGACACGTCAAGTTCTGGTACCTCGACGCCTCTAAAGAGAGACGGGTCAGGacgttgttgttattattattaagtgTTTTATATGCCATATTGTTTGTACTCCATGTATTCAGGGCGTCTAAGTAATGGGTTGATTCTGGATGTTTACTATGGCTCCTCCCCCAGGTGAACAGCACGGTGCCTCTGATTGGCCGATCAGGATTGCTAGGAGAACAGAGGAACAGCATGTTCTGTGGTCTGTCGTGTGGGCGGGGCAACATGGCCAGCAGCACCTATTGCATCACTTCCTCTGGCCTGCTGTGTCAGTTCAACAGCAGGAGGATGCTTGACGCCTGGGTGGACCTCAAGGTCAGTATGACCCTAACTGACCCCTGAACCTCTCGCTGTCCCTATTTTGATATCTGAAAATTCTCGCAACGCCAACCaggtaaaaaatatttaaaaaatcgaACAGCCAATGTTAACTTGTTTTGGGGTGGGGCGGTCAATTAATTAAAAAACATTTGCAACAGTATTTCTGATTAGTCTTCTCAATTCACCATCACATACTTTTAACATGGGGGCTATGATGACAGTCTGTTAAGTCTCTTAtgtcaccaccactaatgagatgggtgtTGCTTGATGGGTCTCGGAAAGTCAGGAGGCCTGGTCCCTGCTGTCACATCTAACCTGGATGGATATTTGGTTTTAATGCAGACGAGACCACTGAATCCAGCTTCACACAGATCAGAGCTGGAGAAGGGTACCATGAGTTTTATGGGGCTTTCAAGACAATTAGGAAACTCTGGAAAAATacacgaggtcaaatcatgacgacGGTGATCTTCAGGGcagaaagtcggagctctagaaagatgcctgaGTTCCCAGGTTGGATGATCGTTCAAATAGATATTTCCTGGTCATAGCTCATTCCACCctgtttccagttgttttgaacgctgcATTAATGTTCAGAGGGAGACGGCAGGGGGGTCCCTTTTTTGATCTAGGAACCTAAACTCCTCCTTAGTGACCCGTGAATGCGTTGTCTGCAGCATTCGGGTCACGTGTCAGCTCAATCAGCTGTTTGATTTCACTTGCGGGCATGTCGACTGAGCCATGATCACAGTCAAACGTGATTTGGGAAGCAGGTCCCGACGTGCTCTGCCAAGCGTTGGA from the Oncorhynchus masou masou isolate Uvic2021 unplaced genomic scaffold, UVic_Omas_1.1 unplaced_scaffold_1705, whole genome shotgun sequence genome contains:
- the LOC135532056 gene encoding mitogen-activated protein kinase-binding protein 1-like, which translates into the protein MRRSQTNRHCHGRTNHRIESRVVLERVLGITTSNGSGLACDPNTGLVAYPAGCVVVILHPKKNKQTHILNTSRKTFTALAFSQDGKYLVTGESGHMPCVRVWDVAEQAQVAEVQCHKYGVACVAFSTNSSYIVSVGYQHDMTVSVWEWRKGTVIASNKVSSRVLSVSFSEDNSYFVTAGNRHVKFWYLDASKERRVNSTVPLIGRSGLLGEQRNSMFCGLSCGRGNMASSTYCITSSGLLCQFNSRRMLDAWVDLK